The genomic DNA TAGATCCTTGGATAgccttaaatttttttttttttgctaaaagTTGGTTCTGTTATTTATTGTAAGTTGTCTCAACCTACTTATTATCATCTCCTGTATCGTTTGAGGCTCAACTTCAACGAGCTAAATGAGCCGAGTTGAAGTTGACTTTCATTAAAAATGCTTATTTTTAATTTGGAAATAAAGTATCGTAATCAAAGAATTTTTTAAAGATCTAATGACTCCTAACTAGGAACAGAAGATAGAACATGGTTTTAGAATAAAGTATGAAATTgcttttttcatatttttagcTAAAAGAAATTTTAGATTTCTACTATGAAACTAGATTTAGGATTTTTAATTGCATATATTttctaagaaaaaaatatttttctaactACTTTTTGATAAAGTCCAGTTGACCACCTCGAACTATCAACACGGTCTaatttacccccccccccagcgGACGCGGTGCTACGTGGGACCGCAGATATAATGTCACATCATTGAAACCATCTTTCAAAACCACTAACATAGTAAATTGAACGGTTTCAATAGTCGGAGGTTTTGAATATCCGGTTTTTCTGTTGAGGGGCATAAATCAAATTGTGTTGATAGTTGAGGGGGTGAAaggactttttcctttttttagtgTATATGTATTCATTAACTCCCATCGACTTTTACGGGCCTGTTTGGTAATTGGTAGAACCAATCTGATTCCGATACCTATTGAGCATTGACGTAGACAATGCGGTTGGGCCCGACCATTTGATATGAGGCATAAGAGCAAttccaacagattgatcttcCCTTTTCTTCTTTCCACTTTTTCTCAATATAGGGGATTGATGTTGAAAAAACCTACTCCAGTTCATTGATTTTTCATCTCCCTTTcccctttattttttctcaatccccaATAATTTCTCTCCAATCCCCAATAGAAAGGGGAGACATCACATCTCCCTTTCCATATAGAAAGGGAGAAAAATCAATCTGCTAGAGCACTTCTTCCATAtatattaaaattaaaaaagagGATTTCCCTATATAGTGAGAAAGGGGAAAGGGGAAAGGGgaagatcaatctgttggagttgctctaaggccTCCTCCAACAGGGGTGACACCGCTGGCTGAAATACTATTTTATTCGATGAACAAtataaaaaagaatctcgctAGCGATGAATTAATCACCTATCTCATGCATCTTCCGCTCTCACATGCACGCTTCACAAAGCTCTCTACGCCATTTTCTCGTCACTTCGCTCCGCCTCTCTCCTCCATGTCCGCCAGCGACGTCGCCACTCCTTTGGAGGAGACCTAATTGGATCTGGCACTCGCAATCCAAATGGTTAAGGTCAACTTGTTGTGTGGGCCCGAATTGAATAAAACAACAATGATCAATATTTGCCATTCGTACCATGTTTCCTTGCTATTTTCATGAACGAAGCAACAATAATTAATACGAGCTGCAAAATACTATGATTTGTCCTCTCAACTGAATTCTGGCCAATCCAAGCACCTTCTAGTTCTAGGCCCTTATGGCCTTATCGTTTGCCTCTGGTTTGGAAACTACTAGAAGCCGAGTGCACAACCGTCCAGGCGTTGCTGAGTCGATGCTCTTCCCGTATCTCTCTAGCCCCTTCCATGCGTCATCACAAGTTGACAGGGGCTTAAACACTTTACGAGTCCCCCTAAACCATGAGCTCAAGCTGCTCTACTCAAATTAAGAACATCGATCCCCCACCCACGCCATCACACCAACTCCAACCGGCCGCTCCAACTCCGAAGCTCACCAAAACCTCTCCAAGAACGCCAACGAACATCCCCATAAATCGGTCGCGGCCACGTGACACCAAAAGAAGCTCGCTCACACCGAAGGCGATCCAGCAGGGCTCGAGGGACCATCATGTCGTCGTTGCCCGAGGACGtcgacgcgggcggcggcggcggcggcccgcccgTCGCGTGGTGGAGCGCGGCCTCTCCGGCGGGAGGCGACGTCGtgctctccgccgccgtcctcctcttcctcgcccTCGCCTTCGCGTTCGTCGTGCACCACTACTTCACGGTcagtcgccgcggcggcgcgcggggcggcggcggcttcgtcaCGACCGGGGTGTTGTCGAGCGCCCAGCCCGAGCGGCGCGGCACGTTAAGAGAAGGCGATGCCGCCGTGGCCCCTCGTGGCGGCGTTGAGCCGGCGGTGCTCCGGGCGTTGCCCGTGACGGTGTACAGCAGGGCGAAGGGCCGGGGCGGCGAGGCGCTGGAGTGCGCCGTGTGCCTCGCCGagctcgccgacggcgaggcggccagGTTCCTGCCCAGGTGCGGGCACGGCTTCCACGCCGAGTGCGTCGACCTGTGGCTGCGCGGGCACTCCACCTGCCCGCTCTGCCGCGTCGACGTCGACAGGGCGGGcgccctgccgccggcgccatcGTCCCTGGCCCTCCCACCGGCGCTGCCGGAGCCCGCCAACTACCCCACAAATCTCCCGACCAACGTCCTGTTCTGGGGGTCCCTGGACACGGTGACGACGACCGGCGGCCCGAGCCCTTCCCGTGGACcaccggcggcgctggtcgtcGAGGTCCGGGACCGGGAGACAGCCGCACCGGCTGTGGCGGCGACGCCGCGAGAAGGTGACGCGGCGAATAAGGCGCAGGGCCTGGCGAGGCTGAGCTCGCTCCGGAGGCTGTGGAGCAGAGGGAGGCATGACGCGGCGGCTGCGAGTGCGAGCTCCAGTTCCTGCAGCCAAGCCACTGCAGGTGATGGCACCGGCACCGCCGTTGGAAATTTGGAATCTTACGTAGGACTATAGTCTATAGGAGATGAATGTAAATGTGCGCTCGGATGACAGTCGACTAATCGAGTCTCTTTCTGTTACAAGATGAGACGTGTTTTTAACagtcatatatatatactagaGCGGAATTCGACCTGCCACGTTCTTAATAAGGATGCTAATTGGTAATCTTTGAATGCACCTCCAATCCATcctttttaattcaaaattttatattagtttttaaaataaaattttaatttaaaaaatagcacaaaattttgaactaaaaatagtTAAAAGTGCACTTAAGAATCACCAATTAACACCTCTACGCCTTTGATTCTTCTGAGTTGTGATGCAGCGTGCCTGAGGATCGAATTCACTACCAGGTGTGTGTCAGATACTCAGGTCCTTGGTGGCGTTGGTTACCCAAACgggctactttttttttttgaggggggtgggggggggggggggttatttTTTAGGGGGCCCAAAATGGTTTGGACGAAAGAGTCTCGACCCGTCGGTGCGTTTTCTTTCAACCTTTGGCCCACTTAAGCCACTGGACGGGCTCTCGCGGCCGGCTGATACGATACGATACGATACGAGCCCGAACTCCATCGTCTACCTTTGCCAGTGTCCTTGCCCTTTGCGCTTGAAGAGGATGACGTTagaatgtactccctccatttcaaaaaaaaaaatacaaccctcgcttttcaaaaaattaaacaacttcaaatttgatcaaatttatataaataattaCTAATATTTATATCACCAAATagatttattatgaaaatatgttacataattaatctaataatacttatcttataatataaattttaatattatataaatttgttaAACTTAAAATTGTTTGACTTCTCAGGAAGTGAGAGTTGTATTCTTATtaagatggagggagtattctaGATAACCATACATTCTAATctgatttttttcttccaaaaagaATATTATTGGAAGAATTAATAGGAACTTTAGAACTGTGATACCTATTTTGTAATACTAGGGGTGTGTTTCGGAAGGAGGTTTTGGATCCAAATTCTTAGGCCAGTTTTAATGGAGTTTTATTAGAGTTTCATGTGTATTAATTGTTGCTGATGTGATAGGATCATCTATTTATCTATTACATTAAtaagggagtgttaaaagaagctaCTAGATTCGCCGAGAGGGGTTAGAAATTGCCACAATAATCTAAAAAGATAGAAGAATCTATATCGTTGAATTTTACGAAGATCTAGCGGTCAAGAGTAACTCAATGAACCCATATCAAATACATAAATGAAAtatatttcaaaaaataaaattaaggaAAATTAGGACTTGATCAAAGAGTCCTTACCCAATACGATTAGTAGATAGTCAAAATTGGAATTAAAATAACAAAATTCAGACTTAACTAAAACCACATAGAATACTCGATCCATCCAGTTTTCATGGGCGTACAAGGCCAGTCTCGGTGCATATTTTTATGGCACAATTACCTCAACTGTGAACTAGGTAACTATGCTAGATGAGTTTCATGGCGATGAAATTATTCTCACATCTCATGAAACTCCATCTTTCTCTCACCTTGTcatatcagcaaaattgataatatttaatACCATGAAATTTTCCATGAAACCCCATTAATATAAGACCACACGTAGCACGAAGCCCTCTCTCTATTGTGGTTTTGTAGCAAAGCTACTGTAGCAACTTTGACCATTAACtaaaggtattaaataaagtcagtttataaaactaacttcacaacccctgcgctacttcgcgagatgaatctaatgagacatttgaccacatgattagaggatggttactgtagtattactgtagtcaattatcgattaattaccgtcattagctTCGTCACAAAAAGTTGCATCCATctatgaaaagattttgcaaataaactttgtttagtactccatgcatgcaagattctttTTGTAGCGCAAGTAGTGTGACCAAACTAgtaaatagctaaatttaaaattaaatgaaaaattaaaaatagcTCTTGACAAAAGAGTACATGATGAATGTCATTGTAAATGGataaatttggaattaaaaattTAAGGAAATTAACATTTGATCAAATAATAAAGATTGGTAGGTTGATTTCTATTTTGGGAAGTAATTATGTAAATAAATAGTCCATGTAAAATTAAATTATTTAAGCTGTGTTCAGAAATATGGCTTGAAACGACAAGCTAATAAAAAAGTTATTGACAACATTGATTTTTACGATATTTCAATAGTTTAAATTAATCCAAAGAGTTTGTTGAATACAATTAATATGTAGTTTAACTGGGAACAAATGTCTTAATTCTTGTTACAGGGAACAAATGTCTCAATTCTTGTTGATTTGCTAGTACAAAATGCCCATGTATAACTAACGGTCACCGATGTCTAATTAACAAAATTCTCCCGATAGCAGTAGAGCACCAGAGATTACATGTAGCTCCCTGCAAATTGTTGCTCTAATTTGTGGAATTTTCTGAGAGTAGCAAAAGGCATCCCTGTAGAGGGAGGTCGCTTCAACATACAAAGTTATAAAACCCAGGGCTTCAAGGCTCTATCTCCAGCGCAATGCGTGTCCATGGTGTAcaaccatttttttttttgcgcgaATTGTGTACAACCAATGTTGGACAGTGTTGGTAGCACGCCATTGGAGTGTTGCGCGAGGTCTCTGCTAAAGAATAAAGCAAATCGACAAAAAAACAGCAAGAGGATTATGACTTCTTTCGAAGGCCAAATCGTTGCATTTTCAGGAACAACAATTCCAAGTTTCCAACCACATTTCCGGACTTGAGCAAAAATCCTTCACTGCTCACCCTTCCGGAATCCTCCGATCTATAcgaccccctcccctctcccttccTCTAGTCTCCAAGGTGCCATCGATGGGAATTCTCCTAGtcattttatcaaatttagtaGGTGCATATGCATGCAACGACTACCAATTAGTACCAAATATAGCTAATAAATAAGGGTAAACAAGACCATTTTACCACTCTTTTAATCTGTCTAAATTTTCTAGAATGGTTTGTCTTTGGTACGAAGAGAGAATGTTGTATTCATGAAGATATGACCGGATCGGACTAGATAGGGAGCCGAAATATGCGGGCTGACCCGCCCCGGTCAATATGTGAGACAGACTTGGGCCGGAATTTTCAACTCGCAACAAAATACGAACCAAGCCTGGGCAAATTTTTTAACCcgaactttttttaaaaaatttttaACCTAATCCACTCAAA from Panicum virgatum strain AP13 chromosome 7N, P.virgatum_v5, whole genome shotgun sequence includes the following:
- the LOC120681150 gene encoding E3 ubiquitin-protein ligase EL5-like, yielding MSSLPEDVDAGGGGGGPPVAWWSAASPAGGDVVLSAAVLLFLALAFAFVVHHYFTVSRRGGARGGGGFVTTGVLSSAQPERRGTLREGDAAVAPRGGVEPAVLRALPVTVYSRAKGRGGEALECAVCLAELADGEAARFLPRCGHGFHAECVDLWLRGHSTCPLCRVDVDRAGALPPAPSSLALPPALPEPANYPTNLPTNVLFWGSLDTVTTTGGPSPSRGPPAALVVEVRDRETAAPAVAATPREGDAANKAQGLARLSSLRRLWSRGRHDAAAASASSSSCSQATAGDGTGTAVGNLESYVGL